The genomic stretch CTGTTTTCATTATTAACAGAAACGACAAGGCGGTTAGACTGACCATGGTGCACATAAGAAGTAATATCCAGTACAAATGTCGTATAGCCTGAATGATAATGATGACCCACCTGCCTGCCGTTCAGCCAAACGACAGCATCTCGATAAACAGCGTCGAACTGCAGCCGAATTAGCTTTCCTTGCCAGGATTCTGAAATATTCAAATCATAGGCATACCAAGCGAGCCCTCGATATTCTTCAAGCCCCTGTTCGACATTCCAGGTGTGAGGTACCTTTATGCTTCGTGCATTGGGTAAGCCGTCCTTAAACCATTGCTGCTCCAAACCGCTGCCTTCAGGATCAGCTTGAAACTGCCAATTCTCCGATAAATCAAGAGTAAGACGAACCGTCATTATTGTAACCTCCCATTTCTATATAACTTGAACTTAAAAGAATGAAGATTTAGCGGAGCGAGAAGATCGTTTCTCTAGAAACGAAGTGTTCGCCTTTGCAGCCGGATTCTTACCTTTAAATGTCTTAGGAAATCAAAGTATCTGGCTGCAACCGCGACCCTTCAGAATGATTTTCTCGCGCAGCGCCCAAAACGTAAATGTTTAGTTCAAGTTATATACTTCATCAACAAGCAAACATACGGTGTTCATCAGATTAATCCGATGAACACCGTGATTTTATTATTTTAGAGTAAGCTCTTTATGAAGCTTCGCACCTTGATGACAGTAATCCATTGCAGTAGCAAGCTCGAATTGCTCAGTTGCTTGCTCAAGCTGCTGAAGACCAAGTAAACCTAGTCCCATCATAAAGCGGCAATGAATGACATTGCGTTTATTCAAGTCCTCCTCGAATACGAGGAAATCAGGCAGCGATACGGCAAAATAATCAATTTTCACATAGTCGAATATATGTTTTTCTGCAAAATCAATTAGCTTATTGAATCGGCATTTCGCTTCCTTGTTATTGCCAAGCTTCGTCCATGCCAAGCCTTGATAAAAAATCATTTCTGGCGGCTGGTCGTTGTAGTACATGGCACTTGCTGGCTCCTCCAGCCCCTCGGAGGCCGTCTTGAACGCTTGCTCTGCTTCAGCCTCTAGACCAAGACCCTCCAATGCACAGCCTAGATAATAATACACATTGTTTTCTTGTGCGCCTGTGAGCTTGGCTTCGCCAAGATTTTCCGGATTTGCGAGTGCTTGGTTAAGCAGCTCCAATGCTTCTGTATATTGCTGGCCGCTAAGCGACAGCTTCGCAAGCTCGACATGAGCAAGCACATATTGTCCAAGCGTCTTGCCTTCTCCGCCTTCCCATGGATGGAATCTGCGCGAAGCTAGAAGCATTATCGCTTCCTTATACTTGCCCAATAGATTGTGCAAAGTAACGTATTCCAAATATAGATCGTCCCTGAGCTTAACCAGCTCTAGATGATTCTCAAGTTCAGCCAAACGCTGCTCAGGCGCTAGATTGATTTTCTTATAAAGCTGATCCAGCTCATAAAACACACGAGCATCGGACTGATCACAGGCGAATGCTGTCTCAAGCGACCTGCGTGCCTTATCAACTTCATTTAGCTTATTGAAGTAAGCCAGCGCTAAATTGCGATGAGCGATTGAGAAAGATGCATCATTCATGACCGAATTCTCCCAGCTTGCAACTGCTTCCTGATGACGCTTCTTGTCATAGTAGAAATTACCCAGGAAATAATGTGCCTTCGCATCCTCCGGACGTGCTTCGACAGCATTTTGCAATACGACTAGATCAAATAAGCTGTTAGGGAAGCAATAGTCTGGCGTTGCCTCGTTGCCTGCTTTCAAATGACAAGCTGCCAGCTCATTTAGCTGTAATTTCCCGTAGCAGTACGCCAGCGCAAAATGAATCATTGGATACGCATCGGTATTCTCATCCCTTGCAGCGTAATGCAAGACTTGATTCGCTTCCGCATACAGGCCCGCTCCGATATAATCAGAGGCAAGAGCTAAATGGTTATGAGCATCACCGCGCATTAATGTCGTTAGACCGTTCAGCGCTTTGTCCGCTGCAGCATGATCGCCAGCCTCTTTATACGCCAAATACAATTCGTGATAAGCGCCAAAATCGGCGATATCCAGCTTCAGTGTTTCAGCTGCATACGCTGCTGCATCCTCAATTCTTCCAAGGCGGCGGAGCATAGCTGTTTTCAAATCCCGCGCTTTATAGTTGCGAGTATTGCGAACCAAGCAACGTTCAACGAGCTCAAGAGCTTCATCGTAGGCACCCTTCTCTGATGCGATTTGCGCTAGTGAGAAGTAGCCGCTATCCTGCCAGTTTGCAGACCATACCGCTTTGTAGAAAGAGGCAAAAGCCTCTTCTAATTTGCCTTGATGCTTTAGCGATACACCAAGCTGATAATAAGCTTCGCTATCATACGGGTTAGGATTGCGCAGCGTCAGGCTGCTGACAGCTCTGCGGAAATGAGCTTCGCTTTCCGCGAATAGTCCTCTGCGAAGAAGCAGCGTTCCGTATGCGACATTAATGCGAATATCCGAATCATCACGTTTAATCCCTTCCAAATAATAGGCTTCCGGCTCAAATGTCGCATGGCGATATTGCTCCAGATGAAGACCAGCTAAATAAAGCTGCTCGTTCGTTTTCATCTCCTGCGGCTCTGGCATCGGCTTAGCTGCATCAGGCATTTCTTCAATACCTGGCTTCTTCGGCTGATAGCTGACGAGCACGCGACCTGCTGCATCCTTAATTGTCACTTTCAGATCATATTCTTGATCATCTGCATGCAGTGGAACATTGGATATAAAGGTAGTGCTTGGCGAAAGGTCTGCCGTTTCAAGCAAATATACTCTGTTCTTGCTTCTAAGCTCAATCGTTGCTGCTAAGCATAACGATGTCGCATAAGCCTGAACGGTCACCTTCGCTTCAACCGGATCAACCTCTAAATTAACTGCGGCTTCAATCGTAGCATTTTTGACTACGCCGATATTTTTGTAAGGCATAAAATATTGTTTAAAGGATTTTTCCTCGTAAGGCTGCAGCCACGTAAAGTCCGGCTGATTATCTGTATATACACCTGTCATAAGCTCGATATAGGGGCCATCCTCATCGGTTAAGCTGCGGTCCCATGCTTGGCCAAACTCGCCGTCTCCCCAAGTCCACTGCTTTTTGCCCGGTGAAATATGATGATTCGCGACATGCAGCAGCCCCGCTTGTACCGAATGATCGTAGCCGCCCACAAAGTTATAATCCGATTTATACGCCATATACGAGGTTGGAACCGGAATGTTCTTGTAGCGCGAAATATCGACGCCTTCGGAATAATCCATCTTATAGTAAGTGCCCGTTGCAATCGGAAATTTGGAAACATCTCGTTTACCATGGTCGAATACGGCATGAACATCTGGAGGAAATACGGATTGAGTATGATCATTGACTGCAACCGCAGGATTAGCCCACCATAGGAAGGTTTGCGGCTCTGGCGTCCGATTGTACAACTGCGCATGGACCTCCAAATAAGCTTTTCC from Paenibacillus sp. FSL H8-0548 encodes the following:
- a CDS encoding DUF5107 domain-containing protein; amino-acid sequence: MNHKAERSRVWEEIVQIPTYGVGKPDKNPMFLEKRVYQGSTGRVYPHAVIDKIDDEKAAKPYKIAILENEYLRIEIMPEIGGRIYRAVDKTNNYDFVYYNQVIKPALVGLAGPWISGGIEFNWPQHHRPNTFGPVEYRLEENADGSATVWVSEIDRMYGTKVTAGFTLHPGKAYLEVHAQLYNRTPEPQTFLWWANPAVAVNDHTQSVFPPDVHAVFDHGKRDVSKFPIATGTYYKMDYSEGVDISRYKNIPVPTSYMAYKSDYNFVGGYDHSVQAGLLHVANHHISPGKKQWTWGDGEFGQAWDRSLTDEDGPYIELMTGVYTDNQPDFTWLQPYEEKSFKQYFMPYKNIGVVKNATIEAAVNLEVDPVEAKVTVQAYATSLCLAATIELRSKNRVYLLETADLSPSTTFISNVPLHADDQEYDLKVTIKDAAGRVLVSYQPKKPGIEEMPDAAKPMPEPQEMKTNEQLYLAGLHLEQYRHATFEPEAYYLEGIKRDDSDIRINVAYGTLLLRRGLFAESEAHFRRAVSSLTLRNPNPYDSEAYYQLGVSLKHQGKLEEAFASFYKAVWSANWQDSGYFSLAQIASEKGAYDEALELVERCLVRNTRNYKARDLKTAMLRRLGRIEDAAAYAAETLKLDIADFGAYHELYLAYKEAGDHAAADKALNGLTTLMRGDAHNHLALASDYIGAGLYAEANQVLHYAARDENTDAYPMIHFALAYCYGKLQLNELAACHLKAGNEATPDYCFPNSLFDLVVLQNAVEARPEDAKAHYFLGNFYYDKKRHQEAVASWENSVMNDASFSIAHRNLALAYFNKLNEVDKARRSLETAFACDQSDARVFYELDQLYKKINLAPEQRLAELENHLELVKLRDDLYLEYVTLHNLLGKYKEAIMLLASRRFHPWEGGEGKTLGQYVLAHVELAKLSLSGQQYTEALELLNQALANPENLGEAKLTGAQENNVYYYLGCALEGLGLEAEAEQAFKTASEGLEEPASAMYYNDQPPEMIFYQGLAWTKLGNNKEAKCRFNKLIDFAEKHIFDYVKIDYFAVSLPDFLVFEEDLNKRNVIHCRFMMGLGLLGLQQLEQATEQFELATAMDYCHQGAKLHKELTLK